In Ipomoea triloba cultivar NCNSP0323 chromosome 7, ASM357664v1, a single genomic region encodes these proteins:
- the LOC116024915 gene encoding 21 kDa protein-like — MKATLSLSIYILLLGFAAAAPLDSAAPTPAPGGGENDSEFIRTSCQSTLYPEICYNTMAPYASRVSQDRGRLARAAISLSLSGAKHMAAHFDNLSRLGADPDAAAALQDCSSAFSDSVDQMHDSLAQLKQLGGSGEALRFQMSNVQTWMSAAETNEDTCADGFEGVVDGPLKTDVCDRVTKVKQVTSNALALVNYFASNITAP; from the coding sequence ATGAAAGCCACACTTTCACTTTCTATCTACATCCTCCTCCTCGGCTTTGCAGCGGCGGCGCCCCTCGACTCCGCCGCCCCAACTCCGGCTCCCGGTGGCGGCGAGAACGACTCGGAGTTCATCCGTACGAGCTGCCAAAGCACGCTATACCCGGAAATATGCTACAACACGATGGCGCCGTACGCGAGCCGCGTGAGCCAGGACCGCGGCCGGCTGGCGCGAGCCGCCATCAGCTTGAGCCTGAGCGGAGCCAAGCACATGGCGGCTCACTTCGACAACCTGTCGCGGCTCGGCGCCGACCCGGACGCCGCCGCCGCGCTCCAGGACTGCTCCTCGGCTTTCAGCGACAGCGTGGACCAAATGCACGACTCGCTGGCGCAGCTGAAGCAGCTGGGCGGCTCGGGCGAGGCGCTGAGGTTCCAGATGAGCAATGTGCAGACGTGGATGAGCGCGGCGGAGACGAACGAGGACACGTGTGCGGACGGATTCGAGGGCGTGGTGGATGGGCCCCTGAAAACGGACGTGTGTGATCGCGTCACGAAGGTTAAGCAGGTGACGAGCAATGCATTGGCTTTGGTTAACTATTTCGCGAGTAATATAACGGCGCCGTGA